One genomic window of Halolamina sediminis includes the following:
- a CDS encoding GAF domain-containing protein, whose amino-acid sequence MAHRTEILVVGENPCGAAGSLLDRDGFAGRVEAPGAALAAFEESHPDCLIACGDSIPASLAAAASEAGCPIVDCQGETITTRSEEGDADDDSATGLGDRVTAAVGGTPNRERIARLHEGSAELVGFEERSKLHQRIVEIGTEVLGFGIAVLYLYDGDGFRLAASTDPDTPETADPGFGILSAVRRTGEPAIVDDIENHPVAEQRVEELRSGIAVPFGDIGVFGGLSPEVGSYDETDLEFAQLLANHGAQVDARIRAQQSLRDRQVRITRLHEAAPSLIGAETESALYQRVVDIAADVLELDQSVLLMEQDGELHPVGGRTDRLDRVSTEAGIVGRTYNEERSFLIDNAEVNPDAEPANETVRSAISVPVGSSGVFQVISDETGTFDEEDLELVELLVGYAESTLDRIRSEEALRESRRVIERLHTSAMELGAVETEAQLLDIAIDAAEDVLDLDMSKLDLREGDMLVPVAESGGIAADAGRKMHISEGIAGKTARTGDSFLLTDIHSDPDSRPTSPEFESAISVPVGDLGVFQAVSTEPEAFDEEDLELAELLMAHVAVALQRVRAEADLRRQRDSFEALFENIPGAAVSYEMIDGEPIVRRVNGAFERTFGYDADEIEGESLDEYIVPSETETEADSYNEQLANGERVQTEVERDTADGTKHFLLQVTPLEVGEANAPGYAIYSDVSERREREAELRRQNERLDQFASVVSHDLRNPLNVASGYLDLVRETGDLGKLDNAEDALDRMNHLVTDLLTLAREGQDVGETQRIDLDAVARQAWNHVATDGASLAVDADGTMDADPDRLIELFENLYRNAVEHAGAEPTVTVGTLPDREGFFVADDGPGIGDDVDPFDTGVTTSDEGTGFGLPIVESIAEAHGWSVSITESEDGGARFEFETA is encoded by the coding sequence GGACGGGTTCGCCGGTCGCGTCGAGGCGCCCGGGGCGGCGCTCGCTGCGTTCGAGGAGTCACATCCGGACTGTCTGATCGCCTGTGGCGACTCGATCCCGGCGTCGCTGGCGGCTGCGGCCTCCGAGGCCGGCTGCCCGATCGTCGACTGTCAGGGGGAGACGATCACCACGCGGAGCGAGGAAGGGGACGCGGACGACGACTCCGCGACCGGTCTCGGCGACCGTGTGACGGCGGCCGTCGGCGGCACGCCCAACCGCGAGCGGATCGCCCGACTCCACGAGGGTTCGGCGGAGCTCGTCGGGTTCGAGGAGCGGTCGAAGCTCCACCAGCGGATCGTCGAGATCGGGACCGAAGTGCTCGGGTTCGGTATCGCGGTGCTCTATCTCTACGACGGCGACGGGTTCCGGCTCGCGGCCTCGACCGACCCGGATACTCCGGAGACGGCCGATCCGGGGTTCGGCATCCTCTCGGCGGTGCGCCGGACCGGCGAGCCGGCGATCGTCGACGACATCGAGAACCACCCGGTCGCCGAACAACGCGTCGAGGAGTTACGCTCCGGTATCGCGGTCCCTTTCGGCGATATCGGCGTGTTCGGCGGCCTCTCGCCCGAGGTGGGGAGCTACGACGAGACCGATCTGGAGTTCGCCCAGCTACTGGCTAACCACGGTGCACAGGTCGACGCCCGGATACGCGCCCAGCAGAGCCTCCGCGACCGCCAGGTTCGGATCACCCGACTCCACGAGGCCGCACCGTCGTTGATCGGGGCCGAGACCGAGTCGGCGCTGTACCAGCGGGTGGTCGACATCGCGGCGGACGTGCTCGAACTCGACCAGTCGGTGCTCCTGATGGAACAGGACGGTGAACTGCACCCGGTCGGCGGCCGGACCGACAGGCTGGACCGGGTGTCGACCGAAGCGGGCATCGTCGGCCGGACGTACAACGAGGAGCGCTCGTTCCTCATCGATAACGCCGAGGTCAACCCCGACGCCGAACCGGCCAACGAGACGGTCAGGTCCGCGATCAGCGTCCCCGTCGGGAGTTCCGGCGTGTTCCAGGTGATCTCCGACGAGACCGGCACGTTCGACGAGGAGGATCTCGAACTCGTGGAGCTGCTGGTCGGCTACGCGGAGTCGACGCTCGACCGCATCCGCTCGGAGGAGGCGCTCCGGGAGTCCCGACGGGTGATCGAGCGGCTCCACACGTCGGCGATGGAGCTTGGCGCCGTCGAGACGGAGGCGCAGCTGCTCGACATCGCGATCGACGCCGCCGAGGACGTGCTCGATCTGGACATGAGCAAGCTCGACCTCCGGGAGGGCGACATGCTCGTCCCCGTCGCGGAGTCGGGCGGCATCGCCGCGGACGCGGGCCGGAAGATGCACATCTCCGAGGGGATCGCGGGCAAGACCGCCCGCACCGGCGACTCGTTCCTGCTCACGGACATCCACAGCGACCCCGACTCCCGGCCCACCAGCCCGGAGTTCGAGTCGGCGATCTCGGTGCCGGTCGGCGACCTCGGTGTGTTTCAGGCGGTCTCGACCGAGCCCGAGGCGTTCGACGAGGAGGATCTCGAGCTCGCGGAGCTGCTGATGGCCCACGTCGCGGTGGCGCTGCAGCGCGTCCGCGCGGAGGCCGACCTCCGACGCCAACGTGACAGCTTCGAAGCGCTGTTCGAGAACATCCCCGGTGCCGCCGTCTCCTACGAGATGATCGACGGCGAGCCGATCGTTCGCCGGGTCAACGGCGCGTTCGAGCGCACGTTCGGCTACGACGCCGACGAGATCGAGGGCGAGTCCCTCGACGAGTACATCGTCCCGTCCGAGACCGAGACGGAGGCCGACTCGTACAACGAGCAGCTCGCGAACGGCGAACGGGTCCAGACCGAGGTCGAACGCGACACCGCCGACGGCACCAAACACTTCCTGCTGCAGGTCACACCACTCGAGGTCGGCGAAGCGAACGCGCCCGGCTACGCCATCTACTCCGACGTGAGCGAACGGCGGGAGCGCGAGGCCGAGCTCCGCCGGCAGAACGAGCGCCTCGATCAGTTCGCGAGCGTCGTCTCCCACGACTTGCGCAACCCCCTCAACGTCGCATCGGGCTATCTCGATCTCGTCAGGGAGACTGGCGACCTCGGGAAACTCGACAACGCCGAAGACGCGCTCGACCGGATGAATCACCTCGTCACCGATCTGCTGACGCTGGCCCGCGAGGGACAGGACGTGGGCGAGACCCAGCGGATCGACCTCGACGCCGTCGCACGGCAGGCGTGGAACCACGTCGCGACCGACGGGGCGTCGCTGGCCGTCGACGCCGACGGGACGATGGACGCCGACCCCGACCGGCTGATCGAGCTGTTCGAGAACCTCTACCGAAACGCGGTCGAACACGCCGGCGCCGAGCCGACGGTCACCGTCGGCACGCTGCCCGACCGCGAGGGCTTTTTCGTCGCCGACGACGGCCCCGGCATCGGCGACGACGTCGACCCGTTCGACACGGGCGTCACCACCAGCGACGAGGGGACGGGGTTCGGCCTCCCGATCGTCGAGAGCATCGCCGAGGCCCACGGCTGGTCGGTGTCGATCACCGAGAGCGAGGACGGCGGCGCACGGTTCGAGTTCGAGACCGCGTGA
- a CDS encoding threonine aldolase family protein, whose protein sequence is MVVDLRSDTVTKPSDAMREAAKNADVGDDVYRDDPSVNELERRAAEILGKEAGLFVPSGTMGNQVAIRTHTDRGQELLADEHAHVLKWELGAVAQLSSLQTRLLDFGESAVPTPEQVREGLVEEGLHEAGTGLFCLENTHNYRGGVAISKAEIDAAAEVAHDHGVPVHLDGARLFNAAESLDTDVAELAESADSVMFCLSKGLGAPVGSMLVGEEEFIDRARRTRKLFGGGMRQAGMIAAPGLLALENRGHLADDHRRAERIAEGLGGIDGIETIEPDTNIVVADVAGTGLDAEAFVGEIEQHGVLAVAFGETTVRFTTNWDVSDGDIEGAIDSVRAAMAER, encoded by the coding sequence GTGTACCGCGACGATCCGAGCGTCAACGAGCTCGAGCGCCGCGCCGCCGAAATCCTCGGGAAGGAGGCCGGCCTGTTCGTCCCCAGCGGGACGATGGGCAACCAGGTCGCGATCCGAACCCACACCGACCGCGGGCAGGAGCTGCTCGCCGACGAGCACGCCCACGTCCTCAAGTGGGAACTCGGCGCGGTCGCCCAGCTGAGCAGCCTCCAGACGCGGCTGCTCGACTTCGGCGAGTCGGCCGTCCCGACGCCGGAGCAGGTGCGTGAGGGGCTCGTCGAGGAGGGGCTCCACGAGGCCGGCACGGGGCTGTTCTGTCTGGAGAACACCCACAACTACCGCGGCGGTGTCGCGATCTCGAAGGCCGAGATCGACGCCGCGGCCGAGGTCGCCCACGACCACGGCGTGCCCGTCCACTTAGACGGCGCGCGACTGTTCAACGCCGCCGAGTCGCTCGACACTGACGTCGCCGAACTGGCCGAGTCGGCCGACAGCGTGATGTTCTGCCTCTCGAAGGGGCTGGGCGCCCCCGTCGGCTCGATGCTCGTCGGCGAGGAGGAGTTCATCGACCGCGCGCGCCGGACCCGGAAGCTGTTCGGCGGCGGGATGCGGCAGGCCGGCATGATCGCCGCGCCCGGGCTGCTCGCACTGGAGAACCGCGGCCACCTCGCGGACGACCACCGGCGCGCCGAGCGCATCGCCGAGGGGCTGGGCGGGATCGACGGGATCGAGACGATCGAGCCCGACACCAACATCGTCGTCGCCGACGTGGCGGGGACGGGGCTGGACGCGGAGGCGTTCGTCGGGGAGATCGAACAGCACGGCGTGCTCGCGGTGGCGTTCGGCGAGACGACGGTGCGGTTTACCACGAACTGGGACGTGAGCGACGGCGATATCGAGGGAGCGATCGACTCGGTGCGGGCCGCGATGGCGGAACGCTGA